A single region of the Bradysia coprophila strain Holo2 unplaced genomic scaffold, BU_Bcop_v1 contig_235, whole genome shotgun sequence genome encodes:
- the LOC119077494 gene encoding choline transporter-like 2 — MDCFGGDDKYKLFSTNDEYGEKYQFDANFKGPKTSRSATDVNWLWVFLVFSTAWIIFGICVLSNGAYNVDGDISHEEALIFNYLKNTLWCYLGPILIATVTCLIFCYAIRWIATPAVWFSIFFCVVLFICVAIAGFVQYSNFDGRYATGLVVGISFTIITVLFIAYTYHQRQHVFVAIALIKEGSKAVASSYSTVFFPIIPSFFHIAFFALFASVLANIASVTSPDSGRTRVAMHLLNCFGFLWICWFIAAFEKMVLAHTYSTWYWTLDKTKLPFYALAAAVRRTTRYHLGTVALGSLIITIGQIICHMIKTLMNNRYMRLVNLCCSINGIVQRMLRFLSTNTFIMVAIHGNPFCKSMRDAFNLLMRNIHSVFVTNRITHLLFGLFNLIIASGTGILTCVLLPKDDLNGQDDIFLLFVAILVSVCASLVVGYTFFNVYIMAVDTLFLCFLEDRERNDGSKEKPYHMSPELMTILHKNGEIAPLPPSEQA, encoded by the exons ATGGATTGCTTCGGTGGTGACGATAAATATAagttattttcaacaaacgaCGAATACG GCGAAAAGTACCAGTTCGATGCGAATTTTAAAGGTCCCAAGACAAGTCGGTCGGCAACAGATGTGAATTGGTTATGGGTTTTCTTGGTGTTTTCAACCGCTTGGATCATATTTGGTATTTGCG TGTTATCCAATGGTGCGTACAACGTCGATGGAGATATATCG CATGAGGAGGCTCTAATTTTCAACTACTTGAAAAATACGTTATGGTGTTACCTGGGACCAATACTTATTGCGACAGTCACCTGCCTGATCTTTTGTTATGCGATACGTTGGATTGCAACACCAGCCGTTTGGTTTTCCATATTCTTTTGTGTTGTGTTATTCATTTGCG tTGCAATTGCCGGCTTTGTGCAATACAGCAATTTCGATGGTAGATATGCTACCGGCCTTGTCGTTGGCATTTCATTTACCATAATCACAGTGCTGTTTATTGCCTACACTTACCACCAACGACAACATGTTTTTGTTGCAATAGCACTGATCAAAGAAGGAAGCAA AGCGGTGGCATCGTCCTACTCGACCGTTTTCTTTCCGATCATACCAAGTTTTTTCCACATCGCCTTCTTCGCATTGTTTGCAAGTGTCCTGGCCAACATCGCGTCTGTCACTTCACCCGATAGTGGTCGGACTCGAGTCGCCATGCAC TTGCTGAactgtttcggattcctttGGATCTGCTGGTTTATTGCAGCGTTTGAGAAAATGGTACTGGCGCACACATACTCAACTTGGTATTGGACACTAGACAAGACCAAACTTCCATTTTATGCGTTAGCTGCAGCTGTTCGTCGCACAACTCG GTATCATCTCGGCACAGTTGCTCTCGGTTCACTGATCATCACAATCGGCCAGATCATCTGTCACATGATCAAAACATTGATGAACAATCGTTACATGCGACTAGTCAACCTTTGCTGCAGTATCAACGGGATAGTCCAACGAATGTTGCGATTTTTGAGTACGAACACGTTCATCATGGTGGCGATCCATGGCAATCCATTCTGTAAAAGTATGCGAGACGCATTCAATTTACTGATGCGCAACATTCACAGCGTTTTCGTAACGAACCGAATCACCCATTTACTGTTCGGCTTGTTCAATCTGATAATCGCTTCTGGAACAGGCATACTTACCTGTGTGTTACTGCCAAAAGACGACCTCAATGGACAGGACGATATTTTCCTGCTTTTTGTTGCAATTTTGGTGTCTGTTTGTGCTTCACTTGTAGTGGGCTACACGTTCTTTAATGTATACATAATGGCAGTGGACACTCTGTTCCTGTGTTTCT TGGAAGACCGTGAGCGTAATGATGGATCTAAAGAGAAGCCATACCATATGTCGCCTGAACTGATGACAATACTTCacaaaaatggtgaaattgcTCCTCTTCCACCGTCTGAACAAGCGTAA
- the LOC119077510 gene encoding choline transporter-like 2, translated as MVLAHTYSTWYWTLDKTKLPFFTLTAAIRSTTRYHLGSIAVGSMILAIGQVFCKFIKTLVDNPCNLCCRINGIAQRLLRFFNNNSFIMVAIHGDPFCKSMRDAFNLLMRSDVFITSRITKLLFTIFNLFVAVGTGVLTYMLLPEHGSNQLNDDSIMYYVTIAISVYGSFIVGSRFSGVYITAVDTLFLCYMEDCERNEGTEEKPHYMSPELMRLLHKNAEIVPPPEQV; from the exons ATGGTACTGGCTCACACTTATTCAACTTGGTATTGGACGCTAGACAAGACGAAACTTCCATTCTTTACATTAACTGCAGCTATTCGGAGCACAACTCG CTATCATCTAGGCTCAATTGCTGTCGGTTCGATGATACTCGCAATTGGCCAGGTATTTtgcaaattcatcaaaacatTAGTGGACAATCCTTGCAATCTTTGCTGCCGTATCAACGGAATCGCTCAACGACTGTTGCGATTTTTTAATAACAATTCATTTATCATGGTGGCGATTCATGGCGATCCATTCTGTAAAAGTATGCGTGACgcattcaatttattgatgCGCAGCGACGTTTTCATAACGAGCCGAATCACCAAATTACtatttaccatttttaatCTGTTCGTCGCTGTTGGAACGGGTGTACTAACCTATATGTTACTGCCGGAGCACGGCTCCAATCAACTGAATGATGATTCTATTATGTATTATGTTACAATTGCGATATCTGTGTATGGTTCGTTTATTGTTGGAAGTAGGTTCTCTGGTGTATACATAACGGCAGTGGACACTCTGTTCTTGTGTTACA TGGAAGACTGTGAGCGCAATGAGGGAACTGAAGAAAAGCCACACTATATGTCGCCAGAACTGATGAGATTACTTCACAAAAATGCTGAAATTGTTCCTCCTCCAGAACAAGTGTAA